TTCCTGGACTCTGCCGAAGTACCCTCTGAAAAAGGGCTCCCTGCCCGCCTCCTGGGACATGAGGGACGAGGGAAGAGTGTCGCCCGTCCGGGACCAGGCCCATTTCGAAATATGCTGGGCCTTCTCCGCATTGGGATGCATGGAAAGCAGCTATCTCACCCGGCATCCCTACGGCAGCATAGAGTATTCCACCTTCAATCTGGTACGCTGGTGCAACGGATTCTACGGCAGCACCCTGAAGAGCGGCGGCAACTATCTGAAAGCCACCGCCTATTTCGCCCAGCTGCAGGGCCCCAGATATGAAAAGGACGACCCCATAGACTATTCCCTGAGCAAAGACAGCGTCCCTCCCGCTCCCACCAACACCCTCCATGTCGCAGGGTATATGACCGGAGCGGAGTACGTCCCCGCCAACAGGGATTACGGCGATTCCGGGATCTGGGACGGCAGCAGCCTGAACACCGCCGCCATGGACCGCATAAAGGAGCTCATCATGAGCGAGGGAGCGGTGGAATTCGCCTTTTATTCCAATGACGCCACCTATCTGCGGACCACCGCCGACCACGGAACGAGCTATTACTGCAGCGCCGAAACGGGCGTCAACCACAGTGTTCTCATCATAGGCTGGGACGACAACTATTCCAAGAGCAATTTCAAATATACTCCTCCCGGCAACGGAGCCTGGCTGGCAAAGAACAGCTGGGGGACCGACTGGGGGGACGGCGGCTATTTCTGGATATCCTATTATGACAAAAGCGCCGAACAATACGCCGCGTTCACCATGACGGAAGACTACACCATTTACAACAGATATTTTTACAAGGAGCAGAAGGGCTGTACCGCCGGAGCAAAAGGATTTATCTGGGGCAGGGCCGATTTCAAACCCACCGTTGCGGCGAAGATGGTGGACGCCGCCACCTACGTGCTGGCTGGGGGCAGAAACGTCACCTGTTACGTTTACGTGAACGGAACGCTGAAGAAAACCGTCACCAAATACATCGACTGGCCGGGCTACTATCTGTTCCGGGCCAACGTGGATTTCGCCGCCTCGGACATCGTGTCCGTCAGATTCAAATACGATTCCGCCGCGGAAGACGGCGTGTATTATATCCCCGTGTGCGATGACGCCTCCTACTGCTCGTCCGGAAGCTACGTGTCCAAAGACGGGTCCGATTGGAAAAATACTCTCACCCTGTGGAGCAACAAATACGCAGTCTGCATCAAACTTTATTGCCTGGCCCCCGTGGCCGCCACGGGAGTCTCCCTGAGCCCCTCTTCCGTTTCCCTGTTGACCGGCGGGACCAAGGCCCTCACCGCCACGGTGAAACCTTCAAACGCCACCAACAAAACGCTGATCTGGTCCACCTCC
The sequence above is a segment of the Abditibacteriota bacterium genome. Coding sequences within it:
- a CDS encoding Ig-like domain-containing protein, with protein sequence MKKTFLAILSLLLFCGVSWADDFDLSPTNPEYLEWLEYGSLPVKTAAGNWVSTGYVPPEFNSWTLPKYPLKKGSLPASWDMRDEGRVSPVRDQAHFEICWAFSALGCMESSYLTRHPYGSIEYSTFNLVRWCNGFYGSTLKSGGNYLKATAYFAQLQGPRYEKDDPIDYSLSKDSVPPAPTNTLHVAGYMTGAEYVPANRDYGDSGIWDGSSLNTAAMDRIKELIMSEGAVEFAFYSNDATYLRTTADHGTSYYCSAETGVNHSVLIIGWDDNYSKSNFKYTPPGNGAWLAKNSWGTDWGDGGYFWISYYDKSAEQYAAFTMTEDYTIYNRYFYKEQKGCTAGAKGFIWGRADFKPTVAAKMVDAATYVLAGGRNVTCYVYVNGTLKKTVTKYIDWPGYYLFRANVDFAASDIVSVRFKYDSAAEDGVYYIPVCDDASYCSSGSYVSKDGSDWKNTLTLWSNKYAVCIKLYCLAPVAATGVSLSPSSVSLLTGGTKALTATVKPSNATNKTLIWSTSNSAVAAISPAGVVTANAAGSAVITVKTKDGGFTATCNVTVTDPVKVTGVSLNYASVNLYAGKTVTLKATVTPSNATDKTLIWSTSDASVATISPAGVVTAKAAGSAVITVKTKDGGYTAACKVTVVDLIVNVTGVALDTNFIKLEKGASAALTATVKPSNASDKTVTWRTDDKSIATVSSSGVVTAVGPGTTKVRVRTKDGGFEAKCKIRVVISVTGVSLNKSSVRLKPGGTCSLKASVTPADATNREVTWMSYDTSVATVDQNGNVTAVGVGETRIRAKTRDGGFKAKCKVKVAVPVTGLSLDKTSVTINTGATVTLRATVSPD